The Paenibacillus sp. MBLB1832 genome has a window encoding:
- a CDS encoding helix-turn-helix domain-containing protein, with product MKKQSSPYFIRLFIFSLLLGSLPVMVVSLFSYVQGSATLQSKVNEANMQTLQQTQLRVEQMLKTLDHSVTQLISSPLVVNAMSLPYRREDYPLYNEMYQAMVRSQIFELSIRNMTVLNLKGEWGIDNTNIFTFDENRGMDRLLGYTSLPLSSTWVTEVGTSLESSNLHLIKKIPLNSLQANGMAVVTVSFEDLSKLLLTKQGAGRIGVLDTENRLISNDTSPNSLLSLLLPQMNFQRGEEGQFNLKASGEEISIIYKKSAYNGWTYVSASSVSDLTSESRAMGLITVATCLLLLLVTGGLALLGSRQFYRPLQQLVANFMSTAEPNAPSEKYMDEFVFIGNRYQVMSQKQFQLAEQVKGQVRELKQFFVLKLLQGGEKDSEVAAKLQEYGYPTDWSSHTVLAIQIDTLEGTRYEEKDRDLLLFALQNIVGELIPRQERLEPVLSEHSQVTIVKGMGISEGQDTEWRQRFLRLTEQIQVAAKEYLGLPVSIGVSKPRRRLQDANFSVNEALEALRYRIRTGIQSILFFEDVNPGGAVAGIYPERAAKELYDAVKVADLTKAVEELERCITFIFERKADWRQYHLSLVRLYSTLMELVPEDGQAESETAHEREKGLLDKVLELNSQEEVKSWFLETVIAPIVSKLEDQRRSHAKQISDQVVEMIHNGYDTEITLEGCAALLHYHPNHLGPLFSKEKGISFSEYLQSYRLTKAKEWLVETDMKIIQIAERLTYTNPQNFIRFFRKMEGMTPGQYRDRFTK from the coding sequence ATGAAGAAACAGAGTAGTCCTTATTTTATCCGTTTGTTTATTTTCAGTCTCTTGCTCGGCTCATTACCTGTAATGGTGGTGAGCCTGTTCTCTTATGTACAAGGATCGGCGACACTGCAAAGTAAAGTGAACGAAGCGAACATGCAGACCCTTCAGCAGACTCAGCTGAGAGTGGAACAAATGTTAAAGACTTTGGATCATTCCGTTACACAGTTAATTAGTTCGCCTTTGGTTGTCAACGCAATGAGCTTACCTTATCGCAGGGAAGATTATCCTCTCTATAACGAAATGTATCAAGCTATGGTTCGAAGTCAGATTTTTGAGCTGTCGATACGTAATATGACAGTGCTTAATTTAAAAGGCGAATGGGGTATCGATAACACTAATATTTTCACTTTTGACGAAAATCGAGGAATGGACCGTCTGCTTGGTTATACTTCATTGCCGCTATCTTCTACGTGGGTGACTGAAGTAGGAACGTCCCTGGAATCATCCAATCTCCATCTTATCAAGAAGATACCTCTTAACTCACTTCAAGCAAATGGCATGGCGGTTGTAACGGTTTCATTTGAGGATCTGTCAAAACTCCTCCTTACTAAACAAGGGGCGGGCCGCATTGGTGTTCTTGACACTGAGAACAGGCTTATCTCGAATGATACTAGCCCGAATTCGCTTCTTTCACTGCTGCTTCCACAGATGAACTTCCAAAGAGGGGAAGAAGGGCAATTCAACCTTAAGGCAAGTGGGGAGGAGATAAGTATTATTTATAAAAAGTCGGCCTACAACGGTTGGACTTACGTTTCCGCATCATCTGTTTCGGATTTAACATCAGAATCTCGAGCCATGGGATTAATTACGGTTGCTACATGCCTTTTATTACTGCTAGTGACTGGAGGACTGGCCTTACTAGGTTCTCGTCAATTCTATCGTCCTCTTCAGCAGCTTGTGGCAAACTTTATGAGCACAGCGGAGCCGAATGCCCCTTCTGAAAAATATATGGATGAGTTCGTATTTATCGGTAACCGCTATCAAGTCATGTCGCAGAAGCAGTTCCAGTTAGCTGAGCAAGTAAAAGGACAAGTCAGGGAATTAAAGCAATTTTTTGTTCTAAAGCTTTTACAAGGAGGAGAGAAAGATTCAGAGGTTGCAGCTAAGTTGCAAGAATACGGATACCCAACGGATTGGAGCTCTCATACTGTCCTCGCTATTCAAATTGATACTTTAGAAGGAACCCGCTATGAGGAAAAGGATAGAGATTTACTTCTTTTTGCCCTTCAAAATATTGTAGGTGAGCTGATTCCACGACAAGAACGGCTAGAACCGGTGTTATCAGAGCATTCACAGGTAACAATTGTTAAAGGTATGGGGATTTCGGAGGGCCAAGACACTGAATGGAGACAAAGATTCCTTCGATTGACAGAACAGATTCAAGTTGCAGCAAAAGAATATTTAGGGCTGCCTGTTAGCATTGGAGTTAGTAAGCCTCGTAGAAGGCTGCAGGATGCAAACTTTTCCGTTAATGAAGCGTTGGAAGCTCTACGGTACAGAATTCGGACTGGAATTCAATCTATCTTGTTTTTTGAAGATGTAAATCCTGGTGGGGCTGTGGCAGGTATATATCCTGAACGAGCAGCCAAGGAGCTATATGACGCGGTAAAAGTTGCCGACTTGACTAAAGCAGTGGAGGAACTGGAAAGGTGCATAACTTTTATATTTGAACGAAAAGCAGACTGGCGTCAATATCACCTCTCTCTAGTAAGGCTCTATTCTACTTTAATGGAGTTGGTCCCTGAGGATGGTCAAGCGGAGTCTGAGACTGCTCATGAGAGGGAGAAGGGATTGTTAGATAAGGTCCTTGAGCTGAACTCACAGGAAGAAGTGAAGAGCTGGTTTCTGGAAACGGTTATTGCACCCATTGTAAGCAAGCTGGAGGATCAGCGCAGGTCGCATGCGAAACAAATCTCTGATCAAGTTGTGGAGATGATTCACAATGGCTACGACACAGAAATTACTTTGGAGGGTTGCGCTGCGCTGCTTCATTATCACCCAAATCACCTGGGTCCGCTCTTCAGCAAGGAGAAGGGAATCAGTTTCAGTGAATACTTACAGAGCTACAGATTGACCAAAGCCAAAGAGTGGCTTGTAGAGACAGACATGAAGATTATACAGATTGCCGAACGATTAACGTATACCAATCCTCAGAACTTCATTCGTTTTTTTCGCAAAATGGAGGGGATGACCCCGGGACAATACCGTGATCGATTTACTAAATGA